The bacterium genome has a segment encoding these proteins:
- a CDS encoding amidohydrolase family protein yields MTADLLVAAGSVLARGAGELRASFKALDMLVDGGRIIALEPHGRIPAGTAASGGGRPGAAREVLDVSGRLVLPGLVNAHSHSYGQVCRHCLNDDTLEPWLPRAMAYAGGMTPADSALAARLHAADALRNGVTLLLDHARLAPDHVEAAVDAYERSGLRVALAPQIGDRTIADSLPALDPALHAVIAAADRWAPRTAAGLLGMMRSLVHRTAGRNSVRTLAGPSTAERCTPELLNGLSALAREHGLAVHTHLLESRVQRRGGDPLAVLESAGLLGPRTTLAHCVHLGAADRARIAASGAAVVHNPLSNLATGAGYFDLRAALDASVRVAFGTDAFNCGGSQDWLAAVRVGVTLRRPEEPSARWVRPADAWCSAVESAASALGFGDVAGRLEPRLGADFLVVNPAAAGCYAGPDWLDQLAYAGAGFGGGLERVYVGGRLLARNGRPLHLDEAALAREAAAAYERIERTTRDAQAVAAALRPPLTVLSELAAGRARRAE; encoded by the coding sequence GTGACCGCGGACCTCCTCGTCGCCGCCGGCTCCGTGCTCGCGCGCGGAGCCGGCGAACTGCGTGCGTCGTTCAAGGCGCTGGATATGCTCGTCGACGGCGGGCGCATCATCGCCCTCGAGCCGCACGGGCGCATCCCGGCCGGCACCGCGGCGTCTGGAGGCGGGAGGCCGGGCGCCGCGAGGGAAGTGCTCGACGTCTCCGGCCGTCTCGTGCTGCCGGGCCTCGTGAACGCGCACTCGCACTCGTACGGCCAGGTCTGCCGCCACTGCCTCAACGACGACACGCTCGAGCCGTGGCTGCCGCGGGCGATGGCGTACGCGGGCGGAATGACCCCGGCCGACAGCGCGCTCGCGGCCCGCCTGCACGCCGCCGATGCACTGAGAAACGGCGTCACGCTGCTGCTCGACCACGCCCGGCTCGCCCCGGATCACGTCGAGGCCGCGGTCGACGCCTACGAGCGGTCCGGCCTGCGCGTGGCCCTCGCGCCGCAGATCGGCGACCGGACGATCGCGGACTCGCTGCCCGCGCTCGATCCGGCGCTGCACGCGGTCATCGCGGCGGCCGACCGGTGGGCGCCGCGCACCGCCGCCGGCCTGCTCGGCATGATGCGGTCGCTCGTTCACCGGACCGCCGGCCGGAACTCCGTCCGGACGCTGGCGGGGCCGTCGACCGCCGAGCGCTGCACGCCCGAGCTCCTCAACGGCCTCTCGGCGCTGGCCCGGGAGCACGGGCTCGCCGTCCACACCCACCTGCTCGAGTCGCGGGTGCAGCGGCGCGGCGGAGATCCGCTCGCCGTCCTCGAGTCGGCCGGGCTCCTTGGCCCCCGCACCACGCTCGCGCACTGCGTTCATCTCGGCGCCGCCGACCGCGCGCGCATCGCGGCGTCGGGGGCGGCCGTCGTGCACAATCCCCTGAGCAACCTCGCGACCGGCGCCGGGTACTTCGACCTGCGGGCGGCGCTCGACGCGTCGGTGCGGGTGGCCTTCGGCACGGACGCGTTCAACTGCGGCGGATCGCAGGACTGGCTCGCGGCGGTGCGCGTCGGGGTGACGCTGCGGCGGCCCGAGGAGCCTTCGGCGCGCTGGGTGCGGCCCGCCGATGCCTGGTGCAGCGCGGTGGAGAGCGCCGCCTCGGCCCTCGGCTTCGGCGACGTCGCCGGGCGTCTGGAGCCCCGGCTCGGCGCGGACTTTCTCGTCGTCAACCCGGCCGCCGCGGGCTGCTACGCTGGACCGGACTGGCTCGATCAGCTGGCCTACGCGGGCGCGGGCTTCGGCGGCGGACTGGAGCGCGTCTACGTCGGAGGGCGGCTCCTCGCCCGGAACGGACGGCCGCTGCACCTCGACGAGGCGGCGCTGGCGCGCGAAGCCGCGGCCGCGTACGAGCGCATCGAACGCACCACCCGCGATGCCCAGGCCGTGGCCGCGGCGCTGCGGCCCCCGCTCACGGTGTTGAGCGAGCTGGCGGCCGGCCGGGCGCGCCGGGCCGAGTAG
- a CDS encoding ABC transporter permease, whose product MGRYLAARTAAILGTLLIISLFVFIVMHAIPGGPFDEDKMPLPPASKANILRSYGLDRPLSEQYVRFVWNVAHLNFGVSYQSPGESVVHLLGRVWPVTMHLGGMALAIALAGGLSLGVTAALRQNTPVDYLTTGVAVFGLVVPHFVLGSLLILIFSTMLGWLPAGGWDAPRQWILPTLTYCLAPLGLVARYTRVSVLEVLGADHVRTARAKGLATRRVVFRHVLRNALVPLLTVIGPLFPDLLTGSIFVEGIYRVPGLGRYFVTSVYDRDYPMIMGLALLAALLVSVMYLVSDLFYLLADPRIRYT is encoded by the coding sequence ATGGGCCGGTACCTCGCCGCCCGCACCGCGGCCATTCTCGGCACGCTGCTCATCATTTCGCTGTTCGTGTTTATCGTGATGCACGCGATTCCCGGCGGCCCGTTCGACGAGGACAAGATGCCGCTCCCGCCGGCGAGCAAGGCCAACATTCTTCGCAGCTACGGCCTCGACCGCCCGCTCTCGGAGCAGTACGTGCGCTTCGTCTGGAACGTCGCGCATCTCAACTTTGGCGTCTCGTATCAGAGCCCCGGCGAGTCCGTCGTCCATCTGCTGGGCCGGGTCTGGCCGGTGACCATGCACCTGGGCGGGATGGCCCTGGCCATCGCGCTCGCCGGCGGCCTCTCGCTCGGGGTGACGGCCGCCCTGCGGCAGAACACCCCGGTCGACTATCTGACGACCGGTGTCGCGGTCTTCGGCCTCGTCGTCCCGCATTTCGTGCTGGGCAGCCTGCTGATTCTGATCTTCAGCACGATGCTGGGGTGGCTGCCGGCCGGCGGATGGGACGCCCCGCGCCAGTGGATCCTCCCGACCCTGACCTACTGCCTCGCCCCGCTCGGGCTCGTCGCACGCTACACCCGCGTCAGCGTCCTCGAAGTGCTCGGAGCCGACCACGTCCGCACCGCCCGCGCGAAGGGCCTGGCCACCCGTCGCGTCGTCTTCCGGCACGTGCTCAGAAACGCGCTGGTGCCGCTGCTCACCGTCATCGGGCCGCTCTTTCCCGACCTGCTGACCGGTTCGATCTTCGTCGAGGGCATCTACCGCGTGCCGGGCCTCGGCCGCTACTTCGTCACCAGCGTTTACGACCGCGACTATCCCATGATCATGGGACTCGCGCTGCTCGCCGCGCTGCTGGTCAGCGTGATGTACCTAGTCAGCGACCTGTTCTATCTCCTCGCCGATCCGCGGATCCGGTACACTTGA
- a CDS encoding LLM class flavin-dependent oxidoreductase: MPRQHVEFGLSLPNRAVLFGLDPRVLFETADQAEASGVFDSVWVGDNFTSKPRLESIVTLAAIAGRTTRIKLGTICLASFPLRHPLVLALQWASLDLASGGRTILAVCAGGSDRMGPQFAAELAAMGVASKERIGRLEEGIALLRAFWSGPVTHHGKYYHFDHVDLLPRPERRIPIVLAVNPNSPDPAVTERAMRRVARLADGWQTDGTPPAVFRARWRQMQEYAAEYGRADEVTHNSLHLMVNINDDVAKAKREAVEFLDHYYGAGRISPEKLDSWLAFGSPAAVVDKVMAFVDAGCNTVVMRFTSPDQRGQLERCVADVMPKLKGAVAVS; encoded by the coding sequence ATGCCGCGACAGCACGTTGAGTTTGGACTCAGTCTCCCCAACCGGGCCGTGCTCTTCGGCCTCGACCCGCGGGTGCTCTTTGAGACCGCCGATCAGGCCGAAGCCTCCGGCGTCTTCGACTCGGTGTGGGTCGGCGACAACTTCACCTCGAAGCCCCGCCTCGAGTCGATCGTCACCCTCGCGGCGATCGCGGGGCGCACGACCCGGATCAAGCTCGGGACGATCTGCCTTGCGAGCTTTCCGCTGCGCCATCCGCTGGTGCTGGCACTGCAGTGGGCGAGCCTCGACCTCGCCTCCGGCGGCCGCACGATCCTGGCCGTCTGCGCCGGCGGCAGCGACAGGATGGGGCCGCAGTTCGCGGCCGAGCTCGCCGCGATGGGCGTCGCCTCCAAGGAGCGCATCGGCCGGCTCGAGGAGGGGATCGCGCTCCTGCGCGCGTTTTGGTCCGGCCCGGTTACGCACCACGGGAAGTACTACCATTTCGACCACGTCGATCTGCTCCCGCGGCCGGAGCGCCGGATCCCGATCGTCCTCGCGGTCAACCCCAACAGCCCCGATCCCGCTGTGACCGAGCGCGCGATGCGCCGCGTCGCGCGCCTCGCGGACGGATGGCAGACCGACGGCACGCCGCCGGCGGTATTCCGGGCGCGCTGGCGCCAGATGCAAGAGTACGCGGCCGAGTACGGCCGGGCGGACGAGGTGACCCACAACAGCCTCCACCTGATGGTCAACATCAACGACGACGTGGCGAAAGCGAAGCGGGAGGCGGTCGAGTTCCTCGATCACTACTACGGCGCCGGCAGGATCAGCCCGGAGAAGCTCGACTCCTGGCTGGCCTTCGGCTCTCCGGCGGCCGTCGTGGACAAGGTCATGGCGTTCGTCGACGCCGGCTGCAACACCGTGGTGATGCGGTTTACCTCGCCGGACCAGCGCGGACAGCTCGAGCGCTGCGTCGCCGACGTGATGCCCAAACTCAAGGGCGCGGTCGCCGTCTCGTGA